The following are from one region of the Chloracidobacterium sp. genome:
- a CDS encoding SDR family oxidoreductase: MKAALITGASSGIGEAFARRLAEEGSNLVLVARSEDKLRSLCDELKAKFAITAHYIAIDLVDFEADRRLFEETERHGLEIDLLINNAGFGSMGDFADLDLERELEMISLNVMSLVALTHRYLTKMRERNDGAIVNVSSAAGFQPIPFMATYAATKSFVTSFSEAIAEENRPFGIQVLALCPGSTKTNFFNASNIERAIKVKGQQTADDVVETALNALNGRKAKVVSGWANFLVATATNFVPNSLIIRAIGRGLRSKYQGKK, from the coding sequence ATGAAAGCTGCCTTGATCACAGGTGCATCCAGCGGCATTGGCGAGGCCTTTGCCCGGCGGCTTGCTGAGGAAGGGAGCAACCTCGTTCTGGTTGCCCGTTCCGAAGACAAGCTGCGTTCACTTTGTGACGAGCTGAAAGCAAAGTTCGCGATCACCGCGCATTACATAGCCATTGATCTTGTCGATTTCGAGGCGGACAGGCGCCTTTTTGAGGAGACCGAACGCCACGGCCTGGAGATAGACCTGCTGATAAACAATGCCGGATTCGGCTCGATGGGCGACTTTGCCGACCTTGATCTCGAACGCGAACTTGAGATGATCAGCCTGAATGTGATGTCTTTGGTTGCTCTCACACATCGATACTTGACAAAGATGCGCGAAAGGAACGATGGAGCGATCGTCAATGTATCGTCTGCGGCCGGCTTTCAACCAATACCGTTCATGGCAACATACGCAGCGACGAAGTCGTTCGTTACATCTTTCTCAGAGGCCATCGCGGAAGAGAACCGGCCGTTTGGGATCCAGGTACTTGCCTTATGTCCCGGTTCAACGAAGACCAATTTCTTTAACGCTTCGAACATCGAACGTGCGATAAAGGTCAAGGGCCAGCAGACGGCTGATGACGTGGTCGAGACGGCATTGAATGCGCTCAATGGACGCAAAGCGAAAGTAGTTTCAGGTTGGGCGAATTTTCTCGTGGCTACAGCGACCAACTTCGTCCCCAACTCGCTGATCATCCGCGCGATCGGCCGCGGTCTGCGTTCGAAGTATCAAGGCAAGAAATGA
- a CDS encoding MBL fold metallo-hydrolase encodes MKFTVIGSGSTGNAVLIASETTKVLVDAGLSARETLRRLASVGVDPEDLDAVLITHEHSDHAGGLRVLMRSLSCPVFISRPTEDAFYSTRRGESNGDSEGLKRHEALKDRTVEIESDAEFRIGDIDFEPFTVPHDAADNFGFVARRDGVRVATLMDFGHITELIKEKLRNCDAIVIESNHSRDMLRACHVYNWELKQRIASQTGHLSNEDLADWLTNDFDGTARHIILAHLSQRSNEPNLARITAESALQMRSPLFRAEAEITISEPKRPTDWIAIQ; translated from the coding sequence ATGAAATTTACTGTGATCGGCAGCGGCTCGACCGGGAACGCGGTCCTGATCGCCAGCGAAACGACCAAAGTGTTGGTCGATGCGGGCCTCAGCGCCCGCGAAACGCTCAGGCGGCTTGCATCTGTCGGTGTAGATCCGGAGGATCTAGACGCCGTGCTCATCACCCACGAACACAGCGATCATGCCGGCGGTTTACGGGTCCTGATGCGGTCGCTAAGCTGTCCGGTCTTCATTTCGCGGCCAACCGAAGATGCGTTTTATTCGACGCGTCGGGGCGAATCGAACGGCGACAGCGAAGGCCTCAAACGGCACGAAGCGCTCAAGGACAGAACCGTCGAGATCGAATCTGATGCCGAGTTCCGCATTGGTGATATCGACTTCGAACCGTTCACCGTTCCCCATGATGCCGCGGATAATTTCGGCTTCGTCGCCCGTCGCGACGGCGTTCGGGTCGCGACGCTGATGGATTTCGGGCACATCACCGAACTGATAAAGGAAAAGCTGCGCAATTGCGACGCGATCGTCATCGAATCGAACCACAGCCGCGATATGCTTCGCGCCTGCCACGTCTACAACTGGGAACTGAAGCAGCGGATAGCGTCGCAGACCGGCCACCTCTCGAACGAGGACCTGGCCGATTGGCTCACCAACGACTTTGACGGTACGGCCCGCCACATCATCCTCGCCCATCTATCGCAGCGCTCCAACGAGCCCAATCTCGCACGCATCACGGCGGAATCCGCGCTGCAGATGCGTTCGCCGCTTTTCCGCGCCGAAGCAGAGATCACTATCTCGGAACCTAAGCGGCCGACCGATTGGATCGCTATTCAATGA
- a CDS encoding rod shape-determining protein, with product MLKISSLKKLVTDSMAIDLGTASTIIAVKGRGVVLDEPSLVAINEITEEIVAFGQEAADMSGREGRDVVVKAPLIGGVVADFERTKKMLAHFVKKAKTGGSNISLQAVMSMVSDVTHVEQRALLNAAEDAGIGKVFMMEEGLAAAFGAGVLPTDKRASAIVDFGAGTTNIAIVAKGAIVHSTSERYGSAEINEVIATHLRRHRGLQVGEETTEFLKTSFASAFLPDDISKTIEVRGRDVQTGSPAAVELTSGEIYPVVEAVVRRIAQTIKDTLTELRPEVAADIYDRGVILTGGGALLDGIDQYLRSFINLAVTVSDEPRYATVNGLVKMFDDLKLLERVARNELGVLQNAEIPFEA from the coding sequence ATGCTCAAGATCTCATCGCTCAAAAAGCTGGTGACAGATTCGATGGCGATCGACCTAGGTACCGCAAGTACGATCATTGCGGTCAAGGGCCGAGGGGTCGTTTTGGACGAACCATCGCTTGTCGCCATCAACGAGATCACCGAAGAGATCGTAGCTTTCGGCCAGGAGGCCGCCGATATGTCCGGACGCGAGGGCCGCGACGTTGTCGTTAAGGCGCCATTGATCGGTGGTGTGGTCGCTGATTTTGAGCGGACCAAGAAAATGCTGGCTCACTTTGTCAAAAAGGCAAAGACCGGCGGATCGAACATCTCGCTGCAGGCCGTGATGAGCATGGTCTCGGACGTGACGCATGTCGAGCAGCGGGCGCTTTTGAACGCTGCCGAAGATGCCGGAATCGGGAAAGTATTCATGATGGAAGAAGGGCTTGCGGCTGCGTTCGGCGCAGGTGTTCTTCCGACCGATAAGCGAGCCTCGGCGATAGTCGATTTTGGGGCCGGGACGACGAACATTGCGATCGTCGCAAAAGGGGCGATCGTGCATTCGACCTCAGAGCGTTACGGCAGTGCGGAGATCAACGAAGTGATCGCCACGCACCTTCGCCGTCATCGCGGGCTGCAGGTCGGCGAAGAGACCACGGAATTCTTGAAGACCTCATTCGCGTCCGCTTTCTTGCCCGACGATATCTCAAAAACGATCGAAGTTCGGGGACGCGACGTCCAGACCGGCAGCCCTGCAGCGGTCGAATTGACCAGCGGCGAGATCTATCCGGTCGTTGAAGCGGTGGTTCGTCGGATCGCCCAGACGATCAAAGACACGCTGACCGAATTGAGGCCCGAGGTCGCTGCGGATATTTATGATCGCGGCGTGATCTTGACCGGCGGCGGAGCATTACTCGATGGTATCGATCAATATCTCAGGTCGTTCATCAATCTTGCCGTAACGGTCTCGGACGAACCGCGCTACGCCACAGTTAACGGACTGGTCAAAATGTTCGATGACCTCAAGCTTCTCGAGCGCGTTGCCCGCAACGAACTTGGCGTCCTCCAAAACGCCGAGATCCCATTCGAGGCCTAA
- a CDS encoding FHA domain-containing protein, which yields MNAILKIIEPNGNVSEYHLKPGATITIGRAKDNDIVLNDRRVSRKHAQVASIGDRFKVIDGYIENGELIRSVNRVFINGAPLLEKSLEPGDSIVIGESKLEYAEELAEPTLADPVPYRPVVAATSVSTSPTVANLSGSVDYDDKPLGHTQLQISANEIIGRQTHLSMESGIATPEEIKDLRRKAKILELLYEMSKSLGTIFDLKEIFEKATDLIFRGTPADRVVALIADETLDGRILDYSLNPVGVRTRNENIGQMTEKLTISRTITQKVMREKVALLSQDAKTDAQFQGAESIFSQGVRSTICAPLITESNVHGVLYADRLDPFAAFTPDHLELISAVAAQTAVTVETIKAHKKLAREEVARANYSRFMPEYVVKQLLENPASFRLGGVNQKITVLFADIRGFTALSENANPEKVVGLLNKYFSAMSEIIFEHGGTLDKYIGDGLMALFGAPTASEEDALNAVKAAVTMQKRMVKLNEELRAEGYSHISIGIGLHTGEATIGYIGSDKRSEYTAIGDTVNLAARLESNASGGQILMTDATAEASGNRVPVNVLEPLTVKNRVQPVAVLEIRWG from the coding sequence GTGAACGCAATCCTCAAGATCATCGAACCGAACGGCAACGTGTCCGAATATCACCTGAAACCCGGTGCGACCATTACGATCGGCCGGGCCAAGGATAACGATATCGTCCTGAACGACCGCCGCGTGTCGCGAAAGCACGCCCAGGTCGCGTCGATCGGCGACAGGTTTAAGGTCATCGACGGATATATCGAGAACGGCGAATTGATACGCAGCGTCAATCGCGTTTTCATTAATGGAGCACCTTTGCTCGAGAAATCGCTCGAACCGGGTGATTCGATCGTGATAGGCGAGAGCAAGCTGGAGTACGCCGAAGAACTCGCCGAACCGACGCTTGCCGATCCGGTCCCATACCGACCTGTTGTGGCCGCGACATCTGTCAGCACCTCGCCGACGGTCGCGAACCTTTCGGGATCGGTTGATTACGACGACAAGCCTCTTGGGCATACACAACTCCAGATCTCGGCAAACGAGATAATCGGCAGACAGACGCATCTCTCGATGGAGTCGGGAATCGCTACGCCCGAAGAGATCAAGGATCTTCGTCGAAAAGCGAAAATACTCGAACTGCTTTACGAGATGAGCAAATCACTCGGAACGATCTTTGATCTGAAGGAGATCTTTGAGAAGGCGACCGATCTAATATTTCGCGGAACGCCTGCCGACCGCGTGGTAGCGCTCATAGCCGATGAAACACTCGATGGACGGATCCTCGATTACAGCCTTAACCCCGTCGGCGTTCGGACGCGAAACGAGAACATCGGGCAAATGACCGAAAAGCTGACCATCAGCCGGACGATCACGCAAAAGGTAATGCGCGAGAAGGTGGCGCTTCTTTCGCAGGACGCCAAGACCGACGCGCAGTTTCAGGGTGCGGAGTCGATCTTTTCTCAGGGCGTTCGGTCAACGATCTGTGCACCGTTGATCACAGAGTCGAACGTTCATGGCGTTCTTTACGCTGATCGTCTCGATCCATTCGCGGCCTTTACGCCCGACCATCTGGAATTGATCAGCGCCGTCGCGGCTCAGACCGCCGTCACGGTCGAAACGATAAAAGCTCACAAAAAGCTCGCACGCGAAGAGGTCGCCCGGGCAAATTACAGCCGTTTCATGCCTGAGTACGTCGTCAAACAACTGCTCGAAAATCCGGCGTCATTCCGGCTCGGCGGCGTGAATCAAAAGATCACGGTCCTGTTTGCAGATATCCGGGGATTCACAGCGCTTTCCGAGAACGCCAATCCCGAAAAGGTCGTCGGGCTGCTGAACAAATACTTTTCGGCGATGTCAGAGATAATCTTCGAACACGGCGGGACGCTCGACAAATATATCGGCGATGGATTGATGGCTCTCTTTGGTGCACCTACCGCGTCCGAGGAAGACGCCTTGAACGCCGTCAAAGCTGCGGTCACCATGCAAAAGCGTATGGTCAAGCTTAATGAAGAACTTCGCGCCGAAGGATACAGCCATATATCGATCGGCATCGGACTTCATACCGGCGAAGCCACGATCGGATACATCGGCTCGGACAAGCGTTCTGAATACACGGCGATCGGCGACACCGTCAATCTTGCGGCGCGTCTCGAATCGAACGCCTCAGGCGGACAGATCCTGATGACCGATGCGACAGCCGAAGCAAGCGGAAACCGCGTTCCGGTCAACGTCCTCGAGCCGCTTACGGTCAAGAATCGCGTACAGCCCGTCGCGGTTCTCGAGATAAGGTGGGGCTAA
- a CDS encoding aminotransferase class V-fold PLP-dependent enzyme, translated as MIYLDNNATTRIADEAAEAMLPYLSDHFGNPSSAHAAGRTALNAINDARKSVARLVGASSADEIVFTSGGTESDNWAIIGALQADPSRSHIVTTQVEHEAVRSLCLLLEGSGNLVTWLEVSETGELDLAQLEASLTDKTAVVSVMMANNETGVLFPIAEIGSIVKQRSNALFHVDAVNAAGKVAIRAADWNVDLLSISAHKFHGPKGIGALYVREGIDLHSMLIGGGQESNRRAGTEAVHQIVGMGVAADLAFDLSAMTNVCFLRDRLEDQLLKMSSIASVNGTRDKTLRLPNTTNISFENLNGEMILAFLDDAGICVSTGSACNSRSHTASPVLQAMDVPYSKAMGSIRFSLSRYTTADEIDAALNVMPSILNRLAAMAV; from the coding sequence ATGATCTATCTCGATAATAACGCAACAACAAGGATCGCCGACGAAGCGGCCGAGGCGATGCTGCCTTATCTGTCCGATCATTTCGGAAATCCTTCTTCGGCGCACGCCGCCGGCCGGACAGCGTTGAATGCGATAAACGATGCCCGAAAGAGCGTTGCGCGGTTGGTCGGAGCATCGAGCGCCGATGAGATCGTTTTCACCTCCGGCGGTACCGAAAGCGACAACTGGGCGATCATCGGGGCTTTGCAGGCAGATCCGTCCCGCTCGCATATCGTTACCACCCAGGTCGAACACGAAGCAGTTCGCAGTCTATGCCTTTTGCTCGAAGGGTCAGGCAACCTTGTGACGTGGCTTGAGGTCAGCGAGACCGGAGAGCTGGATCTCGCTCAACTCGAAGCGTCGCTCACGGACAAAACGGCCGTGGTCTCGGTCATGATGGCAAACAACGAGACCGGCGTGCTCTTTCCGATCGCTGAGATCGGATCGATCGTAAAACAAAGGTCCAACGCATTGTTTCACGTCGATGCTGTAAATGCGGCCGGCAAGGTCGCGATCCGGGCTGCCGACTGGAACGTCGATCTGCTTTCGATCTCGGCTCATAAATTTCACGGGCCAAAAGGGATCGGAGCGCTCTATGTCCGCGAGGGTATCGATCTGCATTCGATGCTCATCGGCGGAGGTCAGGAATCGAATCGCCGGGCAGGCACGGAAGCGGTCCACCAGATCGTCGGAATGGGTGTCGCTGCCGATCTGGCATTCGACCTTTCGGCAATGACGAATGTCTGCTTTTTGCGCGACCGTCTCGAAGATCAGCTTTTGAAAATGTCTTCGATCGCAAGCGTCAACGGAACACGAGATAAGACCCTGCGTTTGCCCAATACGACAAACATTTCGTTCGAAAACCTCAATGGCGAGATGATCCTTGCCTTCTTAGACGATGCCGGGATCTGCGTATCGACGGGCTCTGCGTGTAATTCGCGGTCACATACCGCTTCACCTGTGCTCCAGGCGATGGACGTTCCCTATTCAAAAGCGATGGGATCGATCAGATTTTCTCTTTCACGGTACACGACGGCAGACGAGATCGACGCGGCCCTAAATGTCATGCCTTCGATCTTGAACCGGCTCGCTGCAATGGCCGTCTGA
- a CDS encoding sigma 54-interacting transcriptional regulator, with translation MKENISASKGRSASSRSDGGAGVRDLYTQRRGSLSAEMLNTIFTGIGQKLREGRSSEAERLVTEAIEKGNHHDDDLANLKRLLAFTLETVGRYKESLEVIKPYEDDEMLGRLRAETQVRVTTQLAISYNNLGDHPKAVTLLKSNLEKAKANDLSHLFGSIEIGLARVYRKLNEYPICRDHAERSLTDLRANGDWLGMAEAYREIAISHHQEGSSEKALEYFDLGIQIIGERSAPFMLGKLYTDMSGAYWFLRRPQDGIACLEKSIEFFEQTEHVLNSITAYNNLGIHLLHIGEWTKAEEIITRALDLAKQTNHAHVAGILDSLGELKILRGDLPAAQKLLEEAVKQARERKREWYEVQAMRNLSRCLLAEGKYAKASEKARATIELGRQIGAGHYANMAGLVVAESSLKQGSLAECENSLLVVEDNDPSTDFFVLGNIQRIRGLLSIEAGDNELGVHHFNRALTIFEAAEDVYHTALVHLLLGQHLPHRQSVRAAKHLNAALDIFKRLGVEDLKKDAAEALANLPKASSTEAPRVENRRVNSVVSQLLMVRLAEATASRELLFRELIAVLQQESQAKRVVIAELNEKKQLNAFITHGYSPSESTDLVRKYEEAQRKGDEKTFLRTRNLSVFPMRSTSANRAILFVHPQSGAVLNDGTPLLPLLRVVELGMDVIALREKDRSAPVEQELSQHTSSSLMPGFIHSSPAMTALVEEVYKIRSSDVTVLVTGESGTGKELVSRAIHTLSNRKDRTFIPFNCTAVPKELAEGHLFGYRKGSFTGAVSDSPGMIRAADGGTLFLDEVGDLPLDVQPKLLRFLQEGEVQPIGEKKPIKVDVRVIAATNMPLEDKVAEGTFREDLFYRLNVIRLRVPPLRERRSEIPPIVNYYVNHYSSRFGKHDITFTPQTVDLLMVCNWEGNVRQLCNEIQRIVARAVDGEIITPDHLSPELKHAARPLTPFGDEGGKLIASFDSPITPFANLSQGGTLEDAVSELEMQMIKAALARHRWNISRVANELGLTRRGLYLKLTRYGIEKAA, from the coding sequence ATGAAGGAAAATATCTCCGCGTCAAAGGGCCGCTCCGCCTCGTCACGATCCGATGGCGGTGCGGGTGTGCGCGATCTCTACACCCAGCGGCGAGGATCCCTGTCGGCCGAGATGTTGAACACGATCTTTACGGGTATCGGACAAAAGCTGCGCGAAGGCAGATCAAGCGAGGCCGAACGTCTTGTTACCGAAGCGATCGAGAAAGGAAATCATCATGATGATGATCTCGCCAATCTGAAACGACTTCTCGCCTTTACACTCGAGACCGTCGGCCGCTACAAAGAATCGCTCGAGGTTATCAAGCCGTACGAGGACGACGAGATGCTTGGCAGGCTTCGGGCCGAGACGCAGGTGCGCGTGACGACACAATTGGCGATCTCGTACAACAATCTCGGCGACCATCCAAAGGCCGTCACGCTTCTTAAGTCGAATCTCGAAAAGGCAAAAGCGAACGATCTCAGTCACCTGTTCGGAAGCATCGAGATCGGCTTGGCGCGCGTATACCGCAAACTCAATGAATATCCGATCTGCCGCGATCACGCCGAGCGTTCGCTGACCGACCTTCGGGCAAATGGTGATTGGCTCGGTATGGCCGAAGCATATCGCGAGATCGCGATCAGCCATCATCAGGAAGGAAGCAGCGAAAAGGCCCTGGAGTATTTCGACCTCGGGATACAGATCATCGGCGAGCGATCGGCGCCGTTCATGCTCGGCAAGCTCTATACCGATATGTCGGGAGCATATTGGTTCCTTCGCCGCCCGCAGGACGGCATCGCATGTCTCGAAAAATCGATCGAATTTTTCGAACAGACCGAACATGTTTTGAATTCGATCACTGCATACAATAATCTTGGCATCCACCTCTTGCACATCGGTGAATGGACCAAGGCCGAAGAGATAATCACCCGCGCCTTGGATCTTGCGAAGCAAACGAATCACGCTCATGTTGCCGGCATTCTCGACAGCCTCGGCGAACTCAAGATCCTCAGAGGTGACCTGCCGGCTGCACAAAAGCTCCTCGAAGAGGCGGTCAAACAGGCACGGGAGCGCAAACGCGAATGGTATGAAGTTCAGGCAATGCGCAATCTGTCGCGATGCCTATTAGCAGAGGGCAAGTACGCGAAGGCATCTGAAAAAGCCCGTGCGACGATCGAACTGGGACGTCAGATCGGTGCCGGCCACTACGCAAATATGGCAGGTCTCGTCGTGGCCGAGAGCAGCCTTAAACAGGGAAGCCTTGCAGAATGTGAAAATTCGCTGCTTGTCGTCGAGGACAACGACCCGAGCACCGATTTTTTTGTTTTGGGGAATATCCAGCGAATCCGCGGGCTCCTATCGATCGAGGCGGGCGACAATGAACTTGGCGTCCATCATTTCAACCGTGCCCTAACGATATTCGAGGCGGCCGAGGACGTATACCACACGGCCCTTGTTCATCTGCTGTTGGGCCAGCATTTGCCGCACAGGCAAAGCGTCCGTGCCGCAAAGCACTTGAATGCGGCTCTCGACATTTTCAAGCGGCTCGGGGTCGAAGATCTCAAGAAAGACGCCGCCGAGGCGCTTGCAAATTTGCCCAAGGCATCTTCGACCGAAGCACCGAGGGTCGAGAACCGACGCGTTAATTCGGTCGTTTCGCAATTGCTGATGGTCAGACTCGCGGAAGCGACGGCGTCGAGAGAATTGCTGTTTCGCGAACTGATCGCCGTTCTTCAACAGGAAAGTCAGGCAAAGCGCGTCGTCATCGCCGAACTGAATGAAAAGAAACAGCTGAATGCTTTCATCACCCACGGTTATTCACCCAGTGAGAGTACCGACCTGGTCCGCAAGTATGAAGAAGCTCAGCGTAAGGGTGACGAAAAGACATTTCTTCGGACCCGTAACCTGTCTGTTTTCCCGATGAGGTCAACGAGTGCGAATAGAGCGATCCTTTTCGTTCATCCTCAATCGGGGGCTGTTTTGAATGATGGTACGCCCCTGTTGCCTTTGCTTCGGGTGGTCGAACTGGGGATGGATGTCATCGCTCTTCGCGAGAAAGACAGGTCGGCTCCGGTCGAACAAGAATTAAGCCAGCACACCTCAAGCAGCCTGATGCCGGGGTTCATCCATTCGTCGCCGGCCATGACCGCCCTTGTCGAAGAGGTCTATAAGATCCGCTCGTCCGACGTGACCGTGTTGGTCACCGGTGAATCGGGAACGGGTAAAGAGCTCGTTTCGCGGGCGATACATACGCTGTCGAACCGAAAGGACCGAACGTTCATCCCGTTCAACTGCACCGCGGTGCCAAAAGAGCTTGCCGAAGGTCACCTGTTCGGATACCGAAAAGGCTCATTTACAGGTGCCGTCTCTGATTCACCCGGGATGATCCGTGCTGCCGATGGCGGGACGCTGTTCCTTGACGAGGTCGGCGATCTGCCGCTTGATGTTCAGCCGAAACTTCTTCGATTTTTGCAGGAGGGCGAGGTCCAGCCGATCGGCGAAAAGAAGCCGATAAAGGTCGACGTAAGGGTGATCGCGGCCACTAACATGCCGCTCGAGGACAAGGTGGCTGAGGGCACATTTCGTGAGGACCTTTTTTACCGATTGAACGTCATCCGACTTCGCGTGCCGCCATTGAGGGAACGACGGTCGGAGATACCGCCGATAGTAAACTATTACGTAAATCACTATTCCTCGAGATTCGGTAAACACGACATAACCTTTACGCCGCAGACCGTCGATCTGCTGATGGTCTGCAACTGGGAGGGTAATGTGCGACAGCTGTGCAATGAGATCCAACGGATCGTCGCCCGCGCGGTCGATGGCGAAATAATCACTCCCGACCACCTTTCACCCGAACTCAAACACGCCGCTCGCCCGCTGACCCCTTTCGGCGACGAAGGCGGCAAACTGATCGCCTCTTTCGACAGCCCGATCACACCTTTCGCAAATCTTTCACAGGGCGGGACGCTTGAGGATGCAGTTTCCGAACTGGAAATGCAGATGATCAAGGCTGCTCTCGCCCGACATCGCTGGAACATCTCGCGCGTTGCAAACGAACTCGGGTTAACCCGCCGCGGACTGTATTTGAAGCTGACGCGTTATGGTATTGAGAAAGCTGCCTGA
- a CDS encoding ATP-dependent Clp protease adaptor ClpS, with amino-acid sequence MPKISDNDSSVLTEQKTRLEKPKLFKVILHNDDFTTMEFVVFILEYVFKRSAAESVVIMLKVHNEGRGIAGVYPYDVAYMKSQKAMNLAKAREYPLLVTVEEE; translated from the coding sequence ATGCCCAAAATCTCTGATAACGACAGTTCGGTTTTGACCGAACAAAAGACGCGGCTCGAGAAGCCTAAGTTGTTCAAGGTGATCTTGCACAACGACGACTTCACTACGATGGAATTCGTTGTTTTCATACTCGAATACGTCTTCAAACGGTCCGCGGCCGAATCGGTCGTGATCATGCTCAAGGTCCATAATGAGGGCCGCGGGATCGCTGGGGTATATCCGTACGACGTGGCTTATATGAAGTCGCAAAAGGCGATGAACCTTGCAAAAGCGAGGGAATATCCGCTGCTTGTGACGGTTGAGGAAGAATAA